A stretch of DNA from Chondrinema litorale:
AATCTGAAATGGCATTATAAGAAAAGGTTTTACTTAGCAATTCTTCAGAAAAAGTAACTACAGCAGAATTGGAAATGGACAATTCCGAATCTGCATCTCCCCAAACAAATCCATAATTCTGAATGGCAGAATCACCTAGATCTAATACCTCTGCGGTAAACATTACTCCTTCACTATAAACCGAAACTTCCTTTATGATTAAAAAGGGATAATCTTTATCTGATAGTTCTGCTTCATCACAAGCTAATAAAATGAAAGCCAGATAAAATATAATTAATCTATATTTCTTCATCGTATCTAATAATCAAAATGAAAATCCAAGTAAAATGCTAAGCTGACTCTTATTTAATGTGTCATTTTGACCAAACAAATTGCTCATCCTCACCTCTCCAAAAATGGTATTCTTGGCATTGACTTTATAATTAAAGCCAGCACCTATTAAATATCCCATCATCGTTTTACTTAACAGTTTTTCATCAGAGGCTCTATTAATAGTAATTATATCATCATCAAAAATAGATTGATAAATCACTCCTTCATATTGCATATTATAGGCGAAATCATAACCTATATTTAGGTATGGACTAAACTTTTTACTTGAAAAGGAATACCTTAAAAGAATTGGAACATCTACAGTAGTAATATTAATAATCGATTCTATATCTACCGGATATTGCGATGAATTTCTTGTGCTCTTAAATGCTCTAAATCCAAACTTCGAAATATTTGTTCCTACATTGAGTGAAAAGTTGCTCAAGGAAATTGGCAAATCATAGAACAATCCCAAAGTAAGTGCAGTAGAGTTTGAATAAGTAGCATCTTTTAAAAAAGCATTCGAAAAACCAGAAGACTTATTCAATTGAGCATTACTAACACCTCCGTAAACTCCTAACCTTTTCGGTTTTGGAATATCCTTTTCTTTGGGTTTAAAGTCATTACAATTGTTATAGAATCTAACAGTTTTGGCAAGCCATTTCTTTTTATATTTAGCAGACTTAACAATATCAGTAATATTCGGACAATCATTTACTAATTGCTGGAGCACTACGCCTTCTTTGTCTAAGGCTATTAAACTGGTATCTCTTTCAATATAATATTGCTTTACACCACTACCTCGGTAGTAATATAATTTAACTTCGCCATCTACTAGCCTTTCTAAAAATACTTGCTTAGAAATGGTAGATAGATCAATTTTTCGAGATACATATACCCTTCCATCTCTAAAACCATACTCCTCAATATCTTCCGGATAATATTTTACTTCTTCTTTACTAAGTACCTTAACTACATACTCGGAGTTTTCGCTATCAGCTCCCATTCTGAGGGTGATACCTTGTGACTTTATACTATCTTCTACAATGTAGTCTATTTGTGAGTAGGTTATTGAAGAGACTAAATTCAATAACAAGATGATGATAAATTTTCTGCAATCCATACAAACCCCACTGGTTGATAATTCGATCTGACTTTACAATTAAACCTCTAAATTTTGACGTTTTGGCGAAATTAACCCAAATTCTATGATTTAATTGATATTTAAATTAATAAATCTAAATATCAACAATTGTCTTTCAGATAGATACAATATTAAACAATCATCAACCTCCACCAGTAGGCTTTTCAAATAATTTACTAAGGATTGATTGTGTGTTTTTATCGAGGCTTTCCCACACATTTTGGATGGCTGCTCTGTTTTCTGGATTTTGGAAGATTTCTGGTTTAAGTCTTTTTGTGATGTAGAAATTTACCAGTGGATTACCTCTTTGTAAAATTTGTACGAGTTGCGGGAATTTTTGCAAATAGCTTGATTCGTCGAGGTTTTTTAAACCAAATAAAACTGTTCTTGGGTTTACTGAGCTTAACAGCTGAGCTTCCATTTGCGCATCGTATGTACTTTGTGTGTGTTTCCTAATTTGCTTTCTCACATCACCATTTACCAAGTGCCAAAGCGTGTAGGTAGAGTAAAGTGCGCCATCTACCACAGCCTCTTTAATTTCTTTACTCGTAGCCCCAGTAAATCCATCTATTTTTTCCGAATACTTCAAAGAATCTTTTTCCAGTAATTCGTCTTTAGTTTTATCTCCTAAAATGGAAGTTGCATTTTGCAGTGTTGAATGGAGTTTATCGTAATCTGTTACTGTAAATGGAATGTGATCATTTTTGGTAAGTGGTTTTCCTGAGAGTGTTTCAAACTTTGTATAATTTCCTGCTAAGTCCCAAATCACTTTCAGTATGGCTAGTTTGCAGTTTTCATCATTACAAACCGAAGTGGTAATTACACTATAATAATAGTAATTACCACTGTCAGGTTGGCAAAAATATACTTGGTTTAAGAAAGTATCATCTCTACTAGGCAGATCAAATACATAGGTACAATCTGCTGGTTCTTTAAAAAAATTAAAGAAGAAACAGTAAAAAAGTATCCCTGAAACTAGCCAGCCCTTCATAGATTTTTTTTATTTCGAGTCTTCAGCGTGTTCGTTTGATGAAAGTACTAATCGCATGTATTCTTCCAGATGTTTTTGATAAACATCTCTCGGAGATACATTATACTTTTTACAAATCGATGCTGCATAACCTACAGATGCGCCCATTTGTCCGGTAGTTCGCATTACTCTTGGCCCACCCAAACCAATATGAGTGCAACTAAAACACCTACCTGCCATAAAGAGGTTATTGATGTTTTTAGAATACAAACTTCTGTAAGGCACATAATATCTACCAACTTTGTAAAACAGTGCTTTTGAAAGAAAATCAGGTTTTGAAGGGTCTAGCAAATTTTGCTGAAAGTGTACATCTACTTCTCTTTCTTCTACCACTACAGAATCTGGAAACTGCACATTATCTCTCACATCATTAAAATTATAAATATGGTCTCCAACCAATCTTCTAGATTCTCTTTTCCCTACCAAATAACTCACCCATTGCAAAGCCAGACTGTCGTTGCCTGCTTTTTGTTTTTCATTATAAAATGAACCATAAATCGCTCTCAACATATGGTCTCTTATTTCTTCGGCATCATCTACTTGGTGTAAATCGTTTCGGCTAAACTCCCATTGCCACTCACCATTTGCTGCTGAATGTTCGCTAGCTACTTCCATCGCCCAAGGTACTTTCGGAAAGTTCGCAACTTTGTCTAACTTTTCACTTCGCCATAAAACAGAAGAACCCATTACAAAACCATCAGCATCTTCCGGACTCCAAAGCTCTCCGTGTTTTTCCCATTCTTCTCCATATTCTTCTACACTTTCTCTGCCATACATAAAATCTGCACCTGCCCAGAAGCCAATCCAACCATCGCCAGTGCTATCTAAAAATAAAGGAGCTTTAAACCTGATTCGATCACCAGAACTTGTTTGACTTGCATCTACCCACTGAACTTCTCCATTTTCTGCATGGGCATCATAAGCTCTGTAATTGAGGTATAGTTTAATGTTGGCATATTTCTGAATATTTGCCAATCGCTTTTCATCTTCTTTTTTTGCTTCTGGCGAGCCATTGGGGTAATGCTCTGTATCAATCATTTTTAAGATTCGCTGATAGTGTCCATAAATTCCCAAGGTATGCACCCGAATCTCACTACTGGCATTGCCACCCAAAACTGGGCGATCGTGGATTAATGCTACTAATAAACCTTGTTCGGCAGCAGAAATCGCAGCAGCACAACCTGCAAGACCTCCTCCTGTAATCACCAAATCAAACTCTTCGGTTTGCTCAGGAGCTTCTGGCAATTGTAAAACTTCTTTTCTCCAAGATGTTAGTTCTTCTAAATCATTCGGAGGAGTTTTAGCACTTGTGGTAAAATAGATAGCATCGCATCTGCCATCAAAACCGGTAAGGTCTTTTAGTGATAGTGTTTGACTTCCTTTTTTCAATTTTACTTTGCCCGCATTTAACCAAGTCCACTTACTATCAGCAGAAGAAATATCAACAGCAATGGTTTTCTTATTTATTTGAAGGTTGAAACTACCTGGAGATTCCCAGCTACCCGGTACCCAATTCATCGTTCTAACCCAAACATTGTATTCTCCTTTTTCAGGAACTTTAAAACTGGTGTAGGCATCTGGTACAGGTTTGCCCATACCATGTGCAATGAGGTAAGGTGAACCCATTTGCTCAACAAATTGCGGGTCCACTAGCCAACCACCTTTTACTTGAAAACTTTCGGCTTCAAGCAAAATAGATATATCTTCTTGTGACTGAGCCCAAGCTGAGAAAGCAAAAAAGCTCATAATGGTCCATATTAGTAGTTTTTGATATAATTGAATTTTCATATTTATAAGTTTATAGGTCTGATCTGAGTTAGTAAAAATCAATTCACCTTGATTGTGAGTTTTGATTGCTCATTAATCGAATCACTTTTTATGTAAAAGAAAGGTGAATTGCTACTTGAGATAATCATTGGTTTATCGGCATTGCCATTTACCAAATGTAATTCGTAGCCAGTAGATTTTTGTACTGGTTCAAACAGGATCATGTGCTCATCTCCATTATTCAATACCGCCAAAACCTCAGTTTCATTCTTGGCACTTCCCGCATGTGGCATAACTGAAACTTCGTGCGACCATTCACTAGCAAATCCCCATTGTTTTCGCACCCTCATTTTATAATAGTACGTCTGACCGTTTTGCAGATTAGGAATTTTACAAACGCCTACATTTCTTAGCACCAATGTATCAGTATAATTTTCGCTCTCTGTGCCAAAAGCAATTTCATACACATAATCTTGTCGGTTTACCGTATAGCCAATAAAGAAAGATTGATCTGCTGGAAAGGAGTTCCAAATTACAGGAGGCAACTCATCTTCGTCTGTGCTTGCCAATACAACTTTAGATGCTTTACTTTCTCCAGCATTGTTTAAAGCAATCACTTCAAATTCATATTCGGTGAAGCCTTCGAGTTCTACTACTTCTATAAAATCGTTGATGGTTTCTGCTGTTTCAGTTTTGGAAGCTCCTTTTTTGCCATACTTCAATTTATAAGCACTGGCATTTTCTACTTTCTCAAAAACTACTCTGGCACTTTTTGCCGCAGTATTCACCTTTAAAATTTTAGGCGTTTCAGGTGCTTGAAAATAGATAGTTGTATCTAAGACACTGTAATTTTGAGGATCGAGTAAATGCACCTCCAACTTAGAAATACCGCCATCTTCCCAAGTAATGGGAAAGTTTCTGTTTTCAGTTCCGGGAAGTATTTCTGGCAAGGTTTGAAAGCTACCTGTACATGCTTTGCCGCTTGCATCAAAACCAGCCCAAACCAATCTGTAATCTCTCAATGTATAAGCCGGAATATCTTGCTTGTGCCTTGGTTGGAAAGTAACTTCTGCTTTACCTGCTACCAGATTAATTACTTTAAAATCTCGCACTGGTGCATACGCTGTTTTAAAAGCATAAAATGGTTTTTTCTTTTGCCTAAAAGTATTTACAACTCCCCAAGCTCTGTTTTGAGATGGTGGTGTTGTCCACTCTGGGCTCGCCTTCCAAAAACTGCGATAATCGTTAAATGTCCAGAGGGATGCCCCAGCCATATATTCTTTATCTCTAAAACCATCTACCATTTCTGCTGCATCTACATAGGCTTTATTCGGGTCTTCATTATTTAAAATTTTGCCATACTCCGCCATAAATATGGGTTTGCCCGGATATAGCTGATTCACTGATGCCACATTTTTTCCCCAACCTCCATATATGTTGAACATGATTAAATCGGAAAACTCCACTGCATCATTTTTCTGATAATGCGCTGAATGACTCACATAAATCGCCAACCTCTCTGGATCAAGCGACTTTGCATGGGCAATGGCTCCCGAAACATATTCCCTCACTTTTGGATTCACATCCAGTTTGCCAATCTCATTGCCAATACTCCAACCAATTATACTTGGGTGATTGTACTTTTCTTCTACCATTCTTTCGAGCCACTCTTTCGGAGTTGGATGATCTGGGTCTACCATGGCATCTTTGCCCCACAAAGAAACTTCTTCAAAAACCATGATGCCTTTTTCATCCAGATAATCTAGAAATTCTTTAGGTAAAGGAAGATGGCTGAGTCTTGCCATATTTGCGCCTAGAGATTTCATTAAATCTACATCTTCTTTAATTCGCCAAAGTGGAAGTGTGTTGCCTGTTACTCGGTCTTCTGGAACCAAATTAAAACCTACAGTTCTTACTGGTTCTCCGTTCAATTTCAAATCGTAACCATCTACTTCAACTTTTCTTATTCCGAATCGATTGCTTAACTGGTGAATAACTTTACCATCCACCAAAACCTCAGTAATGCAGGTATACAATTCGGGATGATTGAAATGCCAAAGCGCAACATCTCTTTTCTTTAACTTAAGTTTCACTACCGCTTCATTTTCGTCACCAGCTTTTACTTCCAAAGGAGTTTTGCTTGTTGTCGTCCAAATCATTTTTCCATCTCTAATGATTGAATGTTTGTAGTTAGCCTTGGCATTTTGCTCACTAGCATTGCTCAGTTTGATGTCTATACTTACCGAAGCTGTACCTTTTTGCAAATCTGGGATGGCAGTGATATGCTGCTTTTCTAGTCTCAATATTGGGGTAATTTCAAGCCAAACTGGTCTTCTAATTCCGCCCCAATTCCATACAGCTCCGCGTTTAAAAGTATTATCTGTTTTTACCACCAACACATTTTCCCCTGTCGGATTAATTACATCTTGAATGTCTGTCCAAAAAGGCAAAAATCCAAGATGGTTCTCGGCTATCAGTTTTCCATTCAGCCAGACTTTGGAATCATTAAACACCGACTGAAAATACAACCTGACTCTTTTTCCTTTCCAATCCGACTCTGTTTTAAAAGTTCTTCTGTACCAAGCTACTCCGACAAAGTCTGCATATTCGTTTTCCAAATCCCAATTGCCCGGCACTTCCATTTTATCCCAACCGGCAATATTGGTTTCTGGTAAATACCATTTGGTTTTTTCTCCCTGCTTGTACATATCTGTTTGGAAATCCCAAGTGCCATTGAGTGAAACCTTTTGCGCACTGGCAAAAAAGCTCAATAACATCATGATGGATAAAACAATCGTCTTTTTCATATTCAATCTTTTAGTCTCATTGTAAACCAACCACCTCTTCTACTTCTTTTTTTAATTTAGCTTCCAAGTTTTTATACTTTGCTCTTGAAGTATCTCCATAAGCATTAAAAGCATCCACAATTTCTTGGCTATCTTCTCCCAAAGCTTTATCATTAATTTGATTTAGCCAATTATCCATTCCTGCTTGCATATCTTCCAATATCGATTTGTATTCTGGATTTTCGGCCAAATTATACATCTCTTCAGGATCATTTTCAATATCATACAATTCTTCTGCTGGCATTTCTTCTACCAATGCTTTTTGGGCTGCTGTTAACTCACTTCTTTCATTCAGTATGTTTAATAATTGATAGATCGGATGCTTGGCTTTTCTGTAAGCCGTTGCCGAACTGTTCACCGAAAAATCGTGATTGTAATTTCTGATGTAATGGTATTTTTTGTTGAAGATGCTTCGCGATTTGAAATTCGTCTCACCAATTCTATCAGTCGCACTATACAAAAATTCACTTTCTGGTTTTTGATGCTCACCCCAGAAAACTTGCCCTTGCATATTTTCCGGAACTGTGATACCAGCCATATCTAAAAAAGTAGCACTCAAGTCAATACTGTTTACTCTTCTATTGAACTCTCCACCTTTTTGATATTCTTTGGGTTTTTGTAGATTTTCTGGAATTGAAATGATTAATGGCACTTGCAAACCTGTGAGGTAATTATAATTTTTATCGCGGCTCATAGGTCTACCATGATCGCCAATAAAAACAACAATTGTATTCTCAGCCAATCCATAATGCTGCAAACTGTCCATTACTTTTCCGACTTGTATATCCAGTTTTTCGATACTTGCATAATAGTCCGCAAAATCGCGTCTGGTTACAGAATGATCAGGGTAAAACGGAGGTATCGGGATTTTTTCCAGATCAAACTGGCCTTCTTCTGCCTTTGCAAAATCGCGGTGTGTATAAAAACTGCAAACCATAGCAAAAAATGGGTTCTCTTGCTCAGCAATTTCTTTCCAAGATTCAAATTCAAACTTCTGCTCAGGAGCTACTTTAAATAACCAATCGTATTTGCCATTGCCTATTTCATCTTTGATATTGGCTGTGGCATATCCATTTTCACTGAAAATTTGCGGCAATGTTTTTACATTTTCTGGCAAAGTGGGCAAAAGCTCATCCGGATAGCGCATATGAAAAGCACCCACACTCGAAGGATACATACCTGTTGCAATGGCTGTTCTACTTGGCGCACAAACCGGAGCCACCACATAGGCAGCACTAAATTGCATGCCATTAGAAGCCAATGCATCAAGCACAGGAGTTTTTACCAGATCGTTTCCATAACAACCTAAATCTGGTGAAAGGTCTTCTGCAATTATAAAGAGAATATTGGGGCGCTTTTCGGCTTCTTGCTTTCCATGTCTTTGAGCACAGGCAGCAACTAGAAATCCTAAGAGTAATAACCCGATTTTAGTTTTCATTTCATTTACTATTCTAGTTTACATCTTAATACTTTTAATCCAATTCCATCTATTTCTAAAGTCACAGAGTTGTTTTCCAAATTAGTTGCTTCATAAACTTTTTGAGCAGGATTATACCATTCCGCTTTAAAAGCTTGATCACCAAATATGGATTCCATTTTTAATTCTACCGACTCATTTAAAGCTTCAGTTGCATCTTGGAGAAAGATAAAATAAAAGCTATTATCTGTTCCTTTTGCAGTAAGTACATCTACTGATGGATTTTTTATACCTACCATTTCTGGATGGAAAGAAAGTGAAACTGGCTCACCATAAATACTGCCTTCTTCAAAACCAAATGGCTGATGCGGGCCAACTTTGGCAGTCATAAATCCCGATGGAAAAGTGATTGCTCCATTGCTTCTGTATTCAGCTTCTGTTACCAAATAGTCCATAAGCCAACCAATCTGCCACCAAGCATGGTGCGGGAATCTACCAGAACCATTATTAAAGCTCTTCCAGTAATAAGAAGCCACACTGGTTTCAGAATTGACAAAGGCATCTCTGCCCCAAGCTGCTGCTCGGGCAACATTGGCAAAAAATGGATCTTTTGTGATCTGGGCAATTCTAAGAAAATAACCCGCATGCGAAGCCAATAGAATCGGGCCGGCTCCTGTGGCTGAACCAATAGTACCACCATGCTCGAAGTTTAAACCGGCTTGTGTCACTTGCCAGTCTTTTAATTCTCTACCTTTTACTAACCTGTCTTTCTCTGTTGGTACCGGATGTGCATAAATCGAGGTAGTATACATTTCGGCAGTTTTTACCGCTCCATCCAAATATTTTTCATCGCCAGTAATTTCCCATAAATCCAACAAACCTTGACCAATCTGTGCAGTGGCAAAATCATTTACAAAGCGAACATCACCGCAAACGCCTAAGAAATGACCTTTTTCAACTGCATTCTCCAAAATCCAATCGGCCCCTTTTTGGGCTGCACTTAGGTATTTCTCATCACCTAAAATTCTATAAGCGGCAATTAATCCATAGAAAGTCGGTCTTACATCAGATAAATCGTTAAATACTGGTTTATCTGTTTTGTGGTCGTAACCAGCTACCCAATTTCCTTCGGGTTGTTGCCATTCTAAGAGTCGATCTGCACCGGCTCTAAACATACCTTTCAATTCTTTATCCTCAGTTTCAAAAAGCAGAATATTACCTAAATCGCACAAAGTGTAATACATCAAACCTG
This window harbors:
- a CDS encoding glycoside hydrolase family 2 TIM barrel-domain containing protein, which produces MKKTIVLSIMMLLSFFASAQKVSLNGTWDFQTDMYKQGEKTKWYLPETNIAGWDKMEVPGNWDLENEYADFVGVAWYRRTFKTESDWKGKRVRLYFQSVFNDSKVWLNGKLIAENHLGFLPFWTDIQDVINPTGENVLVVKTDNTFKRGAVWNWGGIRRPVWLEITPILRLEKQHITAIPDLQKGTASVSIDIKLSNASEQNAKANYKHSIIRDGKMIWTTTSKTPLEVKAGDENEAVVKLKLKKRDVALWHFNHPELYTCITEVLVDGKVIHQLSNRFGIRKVEVDGYDLKLNGEPVRTVGFNLVPEDRVTGNTLPLWRIKEDVDLMKSLGANMARLSHLPLPKEFLDYLDEKGIMVFEEVSLWGKDAMVDPDHPTPKEWLERMVEEKYNHPSIIGWSIGNEIGKLDVNPKVREYVSGAIAHAKSLDPERLAIYVSHSAHYQKNDAVEFSDLIMFNIYGGWGKNVASVNQLYPGKPIFMAEYGKILNNEDPNKAYVDAAEMVDGFRDKEYMAGASLWTFNDYRSFWKASPEWTTPPSQNRAWGVVNTFRQKKKPFYAFKTAYAPVRDFKVINLVAGKAEVTFQPRHKQDIPAYTLRDYRLVWAGFDASGKACTGSFQTLPEILPGTENRNFPITWEDGGISKLEVHLLDPQNYSVLDTTIYFQAPETPKILKVNTAAKSARVVFEKVENASAYKLKYGKKGASKTETAETINDFIEVVELEGFTEYEFEVIALNNAGESKASKVVLASTDEDELPPVIWNSFPADQSFFIGYTVNRQDYVYEIAFGTESENYTDTLVLRNVGVCKIPNLQNGQTYYYKMRVRKQWGFASEWSHEVSVMPHAGSAKNETEVLAVLNNGDEHMILFEPVQKSTGYELHLVNGNADKPMIISSSNSPFFYIKSDSINEQSKLTIKVN
- a CDS encoding sulfatase family protein, with the translated sequence MKTKIGLLLLGFLVAACAQRHGKQEAEKRPNILFIIAEDLSPDLGCYGNDLVKTPVLDALASNGMQFSAAYVVAPVCAPSRTAIATGMYPSSVGAFHMRYPDELLPTLPENVKTLPQIFSENGYATANIKDEIGNGKYDWLFKVAPEQKFEFESWKEIAEQENPFFAMVCSFYTHRDFAKAEEGQFDLEKIPIPPFYPDHSVTRRDFADYYASIEKLDIQVGKVMDSLQHYGLAENTIVVFIGDHGRPMSRDKNYNYLTGLQVPLIISIPENLQKPKEYQKGGEFNRRVNSIDLSATFLDMAGITVPENMQGQVFWGEHQKPESEFLYSATDRIGETNFKSRSIFNKKYHYIRNYNHDFSVNSSATAYRKAKHPIYQLLNILNERSELTAAQKALVEEMPAEELYDIENDPEEMYNLAENPEYKSILEDMQAGMDNWLNQINDKALGEDSQEIVDAFNAYGDTSRAKYKNLEAKLKKEVEEVVGLQ
- a CDS encoding outer membrane beta-barrel protein → MDCRKFIIILLLNLVSSITYSQIDYIVEDSIKSQGITLRMGADSENSEYVVKVLSKEEVKYYPEDIEEYGFRDGRVYVSRKIDLSTISKQVFLERLVDGEVKLYYYRGSGVKQYYIERDTSLIALDKEGVVLQQLVNDCPNITDIVKSAKYKKKWLAKTVRFYNNCNDFKPKEKDIPKPKRLGVYGGVSNAQLNKSSGFSNAFLKDATYSNSTALTLGLFYDLPISLSNFSLNVGTNISKFGFRAFKSTRNSSQYPVDIESIINITTVDVPILLRYSFSSKKFSPYLNIGYDFAYNMQYEGVIYQSIFDDDIITINRASDEKLLSKTMMGYLIGAGFNYKVNAKNTIFGEVRMSNLFGQNDTLNKSQLSILLGFSF
- a CDS encoding FMN-binding protein, yielding MKGWLVSGILFYCFFFNFFKEPADCTYVFDLPSRDDTFLNQVYFCQPDSGNYYYYSVITTSVCNDENCKLAILKVIWDLAGNYTKFETLSGKPLTKNDHIPFTVTDYDKLHSTLQNATSILGDKTKDELLEKDSLKYSEKIDGFTGATSKEIKEAVVDGALYSTYTLWHLVNGDVRKQIRKHTQSTYDAQMEAQLLSSVNPRTVLFGLKNLDESSYLQKFPQLVQILQRGNPLVNFYITKRLKPEIFQNPENRAAIQNVWESLDKNTQSILSKLFEKPTGGG
- a CDS encoding FAD-dependent oxidoreductase — translated: MKIQLYQKLLIWTIMSFFAFSAWAQSQEDISILLEAESFQVKGGWLVDPQFVEQMGSPYLIAHGMGKPVPDAYTSFKVPEKGEYNVWVRTMNWVPGSWESPGSFNLQINKKTIAVDISSADSKWTWLNAGKVKLKKGSQTLSLKDLTGFDGRCDAIYFTTSAKTPPNDLEELTSWRKEVLQLPEAPEQTEEFDLVITGGGLAGCAAAISAAEQGLLVALIHDRPVLGGNASSEIRVHTLGIYGHYQRILKMIDTEHYPNGSPEAKKEDEKRLANIQKYANIKLYLNYRAYDAHAENGEVQWVDASQTSSGDRIRFKAPLFLDSTGDGWIGFWAGADFMYGRESVEEYGEEWEKHGELWSPEDADGFVMGSSVLWRSEKLDKVANFPKVPWAMEVASEHSAANGEWQWEFSRNDLHQVDDAEEIRDHMLRAIYGSFYNEKQKAGNDSLALQWVSYLVGKRESRRLVGDHIYNFNDVRDNVQFPDSVVVEEREVDVHFQQNLLDPSKPDFLSKALFYKVGRYYVPYRSLYSKNINNLFMAGRCFSCTHIGLGGPRVMRTTGQMGASVGYAASICKKYNVSPRDVYQKHLEEYMRLVLSSNEHAEDSK